The genomic stretch TCAACGCATACGTATCTCGATGTTATGTCgtccaataataacgataggaatCAGTTTGTTGTCTATTTTCCAAATATATACCCAAACATCGCTAGCTTTATTTCTGATTTCGAATTTTTGACAATGAATTTAAGTTTAATCGTAACAAGCTCAAATTTCTATCATTCCTTTGTATATCAATTTTGATTCGAAATCAGGCCTCtgttatatgaattttatgtTGTTATACACGGAATAAATCTAAATTAATACCAACGTgcaaaacgagagaaagtgagaaaaggAAGACTTTCGTTGATTTAGAATCGAAATGAATGTTATGCTTGTTTTTGCTCTTGTTATGTACAGATTTTGCACATAATTATGCAGTTATATCGTCGCATTGTGTATTATCGCATCTTTCATCGTGTAAATGTTTTCAGATTGCGATCATTTGATGTTAATACTGTATAGTTTATGATGTTTTCTCTaagatatcaaatataaatagttTTGAATTAATCTTTTTCCATTGAAAATGGATCGTTTACTATATATCAATATTGCATTCTACTACTTTACGACCGATCGCGATCCGTTGCAGCGATTCCGCTTGCTATTGAAACGGTAAACAtgatgttgaaaaaaaaaaaaaattcattatctcTTATGTAATTACTCAGGATtgtttaacatttataatatattacgattatgatattgtatttgtattataatttataacacgtttgaaataaaatatacagtaACTATCGTATATTTGTTTCTTCATCTcgcattctttttattctgcTAAATAACAAACTCAAAATCTATCttgctatctttattattttaataaatattacaagagAGATTGACATTTATAAAATGagatgaaaagagaacgaTTTGATGCATTGTTTTTAaacgtcaatattattatgtcgAGATCCAAATAACGCGACGCAAGTAATATCAGTCGAATGGCTGAAAAAAAccaaaagtataaataaagttTGTACGATTAACAAATACTTTTCTAATAATCTTATCTTCAGAGAAAGTGTAATCTGCCATATGGTTTTATTGAGACAtactatatcatttttattcggtACATTAACTCGATCGTTAGATTACGCGTGAGATGGGAATAACCTACTACGTCAATCTAGCGGCACAGTGATGACTATATTGCCTTTCTAGTTCGTATTTTGTTAATACCTGTTGCTAAAGTCGTACGCATTACGATCGAGAAAGGTGATGATAAACAGCCTTAACAGCAACTTAATATTGTTTCGATGAGAACGGACATTGTCAGGCAAGCCCACTTTCTGATTTTCATAGGCCTCTTAATATTTGACAGCTCCACGAAGTCGACCGAAACGGAGATCTGGTAATAGGAGAACATGATACGCAAGAAAGTAATCGTGTATACGTTACGAAGTTGGCCGAAGTAGTGGGCGGGTTTACGTAAACGGCCGAAGCGGATGGACCAATCGCTAAGCAAGACATGAAGCACCTTTACGAAGTTGTACGAAGTACTCTACGTGTGGCTACGAAAAAAGCCGAAGTAAGCCGGTAATTGCGCGATCTCCTTACTCTCATACGTCTCCTCGTATCTCCCCAGCTCCACGAAATCGGCCGCAACAGAGTTCTTGTAGCAGGATAATAGAAAGTATAAAGAGGTTAACGCTAATCTCTTGCGATATTATGTTCTCCTTGTAATTCGTTCTTTTTGCGGCCAAAATTCTGTCTTTCACGAACTAGAAGGAAACAATATAGcatcatttaaaatacattatagAACGTTCAAAAAATGATGGTTTTTTTGAGCCGAATAACCTTTTTCGTATATTCTAAGCAAGATGCATTTGAATTTTGAGAAAAGAATTGGCAACAATTTGTATCCTTGTTGAAAGTAAACGGAATAAAATTTACTAAGAGATACGTAAAATAtgcgtaattaatttttaacgattGTTTGTTGTAATATACAAAAGTGCGTGTGTACCTCCTCGCGGTGAGACCTGGACAAtcgatattgtataatattgtatgtgaaaattattgttataaacgaAGCACAAGTATCGTCGAGTTGATAtttaagtttatattaaatttatcattatttctatacCAAATGAAATTACATTTGACAAATAATAGTTTTACCTTCTCGTCGACACTAGGCGCTGCAATCAATCCTCCTCACGGTCTGTCGGTAAAGTCGAGTGAGAGAGCTTGGAAGCGTTCGGGTTAAGGTTATGTACTTTTATTGTTTCGTCAATTTATAATagctactaataataatattctaataataaatattcgttaCGAGCCGTTGAGATTCCTATTGAAATAAACGAATGCGAGGCATCTGTTGTGATTTTGTCTTAAGTAATTGTTAGTTTTCTGTTTAATCGAATTTAGATtagtatttgtatatacagttagtatttgtatttaaaggaagaaaaacgttCCTTGGAAAGCGTTAGTTTCTTTATCCGCTGACtgtaaaattaatcaatatcTTCCTTTGAAAGCATCGTTATACTCTGATAAAATATGATACTCCTAAGAGGACTAACTTGTATCTTACTTAGGCGATATCCAATAACAAGAGTATCTagtaattcttatttttgttgttataacGTTGTATTTAATGTTAAACAATGTCAATGGTATTCTACGAAAAGGGATGTAACTAAGATAGATTCCAAGGATACTAGAAACAAAGTAAGCACGGATTTTGTGGAAGTAGGTAATTTATTTCAAGAATTTTCATCTTATTAGCTAACTCTGAAACtctattaacattatattaaattttttgttatattctagttAAGCAGAATACAATATCTGCCGGATACCTAGTAATTATAGCAGTGGGCATTACCCTTTCAATCTATATCGGTTATTCCATACTATACGAATTGTTTTCTAGCAATAGCCCGTACGGAATTTACAATAGAGCTTTGGATCGTTGtcaaaagaatacaaaagttTTGGATGCTCTTGGAGAACCTATAAAAGTTTATggcgaaggaagaagaagaagaaatcattTCAGGTAAGATAACACTAATTTTGTTAAAACTCTTACACAAATAGAAAGTATATGTATCAACTTATCGTAGTCATGGTTTCTACGAAAAAGAtggaatgaaatatttgagaTTGAAATTCTATATGGAAGGGATAAGACGTAGAGGCACCGTATATGTGGAAGCAAAAGTAagcatcattttttttatatgttaccTCGTTCGTCGTTGCTTCGATCGGTGATCCATATAAAAGTAGAGATTCCGttaatcatataaatacaatttatgTTTCAGAACGTGTCCGATAATTacgaatttacatatatatatatgaagctGGATGATGTTCTTGGAAGTGTTCTTACAATAGAACATAATGAAGAGTAGGAATCAGCAGTGGCGACAAATGAACGTGGCTgcgttaattaattgtttacaAGTCTCGCGAATTTTTCAGAGAAAATGAATTGTACATATAGGAGGTATTATTTTATCCATAGAATAAtactcatatcgtatatgagTGTTATTCCTTCATTATTCAAgatatatcgtaaataatatatgtaattatatatatatataaaatgtgctAATGTCACATACACGTGTTTTATCTAGAGaagaaatgattattaaattcttataaatattttaggaTTTATATTGCATTCCGTCGTTTAATCGTAACTCGATTAGAAGCTATATAATTCGAAGTACACGTCAACATACTTTTGTCCTCTTCGTACGAAGTTTTATCAAAAGAAAGATACTAAGAAGAGGCACGTGTATCCTACGAGCTCGTCAATAGTAATCTCTCAAAGTAAGAGCGAGTACACCGAGCGCGGGAGTTCTCTCTCACGCGCTTCTTTGCCAATACCAGTAGAATCGAACTGACAGTCGTGCATCCGTCGGCGAAGTACGAGCGACTCGTTACGCATACGCGATTAAGTATGAAAAAAATCCCACATCAACggagaaaatatttcgtgaTCGTCTTATAAAATAGGAATTTTAATTACGTCACAATTGACGGagactttttcttcctctttcaaaCGTTCGCTTAAAACAAGTgccgatttaattattttctcgtatatatatatatatatatatatatatatatatatatatatcgagggtgaaaagaaaataaaggaagaggataaaaaagagattcgCTTAAACAGTTGCGGATTACGATATCTCGTTCGTTGGTAAGGAATGAAACCAATTATCAATGTCCTTAAAGATCATTGATAGATATAACTACGTATAAAATCACGTAATCCTTCTGTAAGGAAATTTATCGGATCGAACGATTGATAAAGAACCGCGATGTTTTTCCCCcgctcattttttttctctcgaagaaTCTCATATTAATCAGAATCAATAAAAGAGAAGCATAAAGCATCCTAGTCTTtcgcatatttttcattaggTTCGCTCAAAAAGGAATagtaaaatatcgataatatcaggAAGAGGACtgattattgataaattaataaaattatcacgaacgatcgataaacGAAATGAAGAAGTGTTGTTCCTGCTTTACGGGATTTAAGGCCGTCTTTCAACCTCAAGATAGCGGGACGGTTTTAAAACCGATATGCACCAAACCAGAATGCATGCCTCGACCACCGAATGCCTCCGAATCAGGTAACGATTAATTTACTCGTACGTATCATCAAGCGCTCTTTGATATTTACTCCTACGAGAATCGGTCGTGAGCTATTTCAAGGACAGATACGAGTTACGCATCTTCCTCGCAAAGGAAAACgatcaatgataaaataattgagaTTCTCGATGAAACAAGGAAATAACATTGGTAAACATTCAAAGagaattacatttaatatcgTCAGAACGTGCGAACGAGTCGTTGGATTATCTCCGATCGAGAATTACATCCATTAAGGCTCTTTCATCCTTTCATCGATGTAccaaattttatcgataagagATCAGTGAGTTATCAAAATGGCTAGGGAGATATCgagatatttcataatttcaattttaacgGACTCTCCTTagtaatgaatttatttttacatcatTTCAAAATCCTTCGCGATAATGTATAAGCGCGTGTCATTAATATGGCATCactaatagaaagaaagaacgccTTATGATTAGCCTAGAAATTATGCGGAAAATGATTTCACTTGCAGGGACACGCCTATTTTGCCTACGATTATTTCGATATGGTTATATACGCTTACTcccatatctctctctctctctctctctctctctctctctctctctcgtagaaTAATATTTGACCAACcttatatccttttttcttcgaatcgaTCCATTCATCCGTCCGCAAAGTTCGAATTCGTTCGACAAAAGTTGGCCAAGGTAAAAACGCCTCGAGCGTTTACGCGCCTTTGGGAATATAATTCGCAAGTGCAACGAGCGACGGTGTTTACATTCTTCACGGGTGTGAGCGTTTTCTGGTCGATGATGTCATTGGACTCTTGCGACGATGcgatgatatttaaatatccgTTCGTGCTCAAAGATCCACGTCGCTCATTGATCACGTTTCtacgaaaattatttatatccgAGTTTCGAGCTGATAGAGATCCGAAAGGAcaacttttctttcgtatcgaaCAATGTTCGAGCGATCGagtaacgagagagagagagggagagagagaaggagatttCTTTCGGCTTAGCCATCCAtaaatcgtttattttaatctCGCTTAACGGAGAAGTGACCTTGACACGAACCCTTGACACGTTCGGTCGACGTTTTTagagaggataaaaaagatcTAGAAGAACGTACTTGgactcgattcgattcgattcgattcgactcGACTCGCAAAGGAAATGTAACATTTGTACAAACTTGTACGTTCGCAAAGGAATTCATACACgttcattatttctatttgttaGGCAGTTGAAAGCTCTTAGCCgtctaaaaaaagaatttcgttAAACCGCGGAGCGCGTTTATTTCCCGGGGCGCCATTCTCAGCCCGTCCCGTCGAACGGAGATAgatttaacaattttctaaagcAAATACACGGATAATACGAGTTTAAACGTATAGAGAGGAGGCCGTGAAATAGTTTCTGGTTGCAAACGGCCAAGAGTCGATCCATCTCTCACGTAATCGGCTGCCAGCGCCtgatttgaattattaaaggCGCCTTCTCGACGCGCGTGCAATCACTCGATCGGGTTGATCTCGTTTCGAGTCGTACAGATGCGTACCTCCGAGAATTCGATCGTAATCGTCCACTTTGGCAAGTTCGAGTCAGAGAACTCGGTTCTTCGAAACCATAGCTAGGAGTGATTCATAActcgagtctctctctctctctctctctctctctctctctctctctctctctctctctctctctctctctcgttaaaaTACGTAACAAGTTTTTTCGTCGCGCTTCAttactctcttctctcctgCATTTTCGTCATAATCCATACCTTGCACCTTTTCGTTAGTCGGGATGGATCCGATAAATATCGATAGACAGCAACGAGAAATCTTCATAGCTCGTGTATTTTTGCATACCTATAAATACGATTGCATAAAAATATACGGAAGTAGTAGAGTACGTCATCGGCGTATTATGAGTCAAGCATTGTAGTCCGTccaaaattaaatagaattgCCTTCGTAAGCGACAAGTAAAAACACTTAAGAGATCGTTAAACGGGGTGTCTCTAGATCGCTTTAACAAACTACATAATAGGCTTGGTGGAGTAATCGAGGTGACACGCTCGATCGTCGGAAATATGCGTCATTGACCCACTTGTCACAGATATCTATCGATGATCGGAAGAAATCATAACGCGCAAATCCTTTCTCGATTAAGGATTCGATAAATAAACGGTTAGATTAGTATAGGCGTTTTCTTCGTCGAAAAATAGACGCTCGTCGAGGTGAtcgacaaatttttcaaacgacaCGACGCAGAACGGAACAGAGCTTTCCGATATGGAGAAAAATATAGCCGATCATTTTCGAAAGCGACTTGAAAATGATCGGCAGAACGATACCTATATGTCTATAGCTATACGTTTCGAGTTTATTACCGAAGCTCTTTATTAGCTTCGTTTGACGACTCATTTAACGATCTCTCGTTGGCAATCGATCTTGGCTGGCACGCTCGTTAATTACCCGCTATAAGGAAGCAGGCTCGTATCGAGGATCGAAATCGaaagtctttctctctctctctctcactcgctaCCTTCGTGATTCCTTTTCGACCGTATCTCGGCTATTCATCCGGCGAATGAGATTCCTTGGAAATTGATCGCGATCTGTAGAAATGGGTACTCGAGTGATATCACTTTTCGCAGATCGGTAAATCGTATATAGTTCCGCGATAGATCGCGTAGATCgcataaa from Vespa crabro chromosome 6, iyVesCrab1.2, whole genome shotgun sequence encodes the following:
- the LOC124424995 gene encoding mitochondrial import inner membrane translocase subunit Tim21 isoform X1, with the translated sequence MILLRGLTCILLRRYPITRVSSNSYFCCYNVVFNVKQCQWYSTKRDVTKIDSKDTRNKVSTDFVEVVKQNTISAGYLVIIAVGITLSIYIGYSILYELFSSNSPYGIYNRALDRCQKNTKVLDALGEPIKVYGEGRRRRNHFSHGFYEKDGMKYLRLKFYMEGIRRRGTVYVEAKNVSDNYEFTYIYMKLDDVLGSVLTIEHNEE
- the LOC124424995 gene encoding mitochondrial import inner membrane translocase subunit Tim21 isoform X3, encoding MILLRGLTCILLRRYPITRVSSNSYFCCYNVVFNVKQCQWYSTKRDVTKIDSKDTRNKLSRIQYLPDTYNSPYGIYNRALDRCQKNTKVLDALGEPIKVYGEGRRRRNHFSHGFYEKDGMKYLRLKFYMEGIRRRGTVYVEAKNVSDNYEFTYIYMKLDDVLGSVLTIEHNEE
- the LOC124424995 gene encoding mitochondrial import inner membrane translocase subunit Tim21 isoform X2: MILLRGLTCILLRRYPITRVSSNSYFCCYNVVFNVKQCQWYSTKRDVTKIDSKDTRNKVSTDFVELSRIQYLPDTYNSPYGIYNRALDRCQKNTKVLDALGEPIKVYGEGRRRRNHFSHGFYEKDGMKYLRLKFYMEGIRRRGTVYVEAKNVSDNYEFTYIYMKLDDVLGSVLTIEHNEE